Proteins encoded together in one Prosthecobacter fusiformis window:
- a CDS encoding TVP38/TMEM64 family protein, which translates to MNGPDQEKAPLHTGHVKCDTEDKATEADLVELETSRSMNRENKRVLILVAVVGLFMVLAHFTPLKAWITNVQAWKAFVDELGWMAHLSFILACAIGVMIGLPRLPLCAGAGLIFGFMEGLSLSLVGSVLGSYGAFLMTRAGARRAVLARAERWPWLKKMLEKPSWLKVFWVRQMMLPGLVLNVLLGVTQVAHSTFLIGTLLGYLPLNIAFSLVGSGLGKGSLAQSLTQLLGALAVVNVVGWLVWRMARAKKA; encoded by the coding sequence ATGAACGGACCGGACCAAGAAAAAGCCCCGCTGCACACTGGACATGTGAAGTGCGACACTGAAGACAAGGCCACTGAGGCGGACTTGGTCGAATTGGAAACAAGCCGATCCATGAACCGTGAAAACAAGCGTGTCCTCATCCTGGTGGCTGTGGTGGGACTGTTCATGGTCCTGGCACATTTTACGCCGTTGAAGGCCTGGATCACCAATGTCCAGGCCTGGAAGGCTTTTGTGGATGAGCTAGGCTGGATGGCGCACCTCAGCTTCATCCTGGCCTGTGCGATAGGGGTGATGATCGGCCTGCCCAGACTGCCGCTCTGTGCGGGTGCGGGGCTGATCTTTGGCTTTATGGAGGGGCTGAGCCTCTCTCTGGTGGGTTCCGTTCTGGGATCGTATGGGGCTTTCCTCATGACTCGGGCAGGAGCGCGGCGTGCGGTCCTGGCCCGGGCTGAGCGCTGGCCCTGGCTGAAGAAGATGCTGGAGAAGCCTTCCTGGCTGAAGGTCTTCTGGGTGCGGCAGATGATGCTACCTGGTCTGGTACTGAATGTTTTGTTAGGGGTGACCCAGGTGGCGCATTCGACCTTTTTGATCGGGACTCTGCTTGGCTACTTACCGTTAAATATTGCTTTCTCTCTGGTCGGGAGCGGCTTGGGGAAGGGGTCATTGGCGCAGTCGCTCACCCAATTGTTAGGCGCTTTGGCGGTCGTGAATGTGGTTGGATGGCTGGTGTGGAGAATGGCACGCGCTAAAAAGGCCTGA
- a CDS encoding DUF3500 domain-containing protein — translation MNTPALSRRQFLQRSSQALASGLLATPLLQAAGAMPRSETLVHQLYSSLQEPQQKLLCFGWDDPRRLKVDNNWHITPQKLRDVLDGDQQDLVRQIFDSLHSDEYKKEVWRQFDQDNKGDGGFASSSMALFGKPGSGQFEFVLTGRHCTRRCDGDSEAGTAFGGPIFYGHAAKGFYEKPDHPGNAYWFQAKRANEVFQALDGRQRDLALLGDGRDETGSRTVNLTGKKTGLDGIPLTELSGDQKGLVRQVLGDLLAPFRKEDAQESLKYIEAAGFENLHMAFYKNQDVGNDGTWDVWQIEGPSMIWYFRGDPHVHCWAHIKEAA, via the coding sequence ATGAACACGCCCGCCCTTTCTCGCCGCCAATTTCTTCAGCGCAGCAGCCAGGCGCTCGCCTCAGGCCTGCTCGCCACACCGCTCCTGCAGGCTGCGGGTGCCATGCCACGCTCTGAAACGCTGGTACATCAGCTTTACTCAAGCCTCCAGGAGCCTCAGCAAAAGTTGTTATGCTTTGGCTGGGACGACCCGCGCCGTCTCAAGGTAGACAACAATTGGCATATCACTCCTCAAAAACTCCGCGATGTCCTGGATGGAGACCAGCAGGACCTCGTCCGCCAGATTTTCGACAGCTTGCACAGTGATGAGTATAAAAAAGAGGTCTGGCGTCAGTTTGACCAGGATAATAAAGGCGATGGCGGCTTTGCCAGCTCCTCCATGGCCCTTTTTGGGAAACCCGGCAGCGGCCAGTTCGAATTCGTCCTCACTGGTCGCCACTGCACCCGCCGCTGCGATGGTGACAGCGAGGCTGGCACTGCATTTGGCGGCCCCATCTTTTATGGGCATGCCGCGAAGGGCTTTTATGAAAAACCGGACCACCCAGGCAATGCCTACTGGTTCCAGGCCAAACGAGCCAATGAAGTTTTCCAGGCCCTGGATGGTCGCCAACGCGATCTGGCTCTGCTCGGAGACGGGCGGGATGAAACAGGTAGCCGCACGGTTAACCTCACCGGAAAAAAAACGGGATTGGACGGCATCCCCCTGACGGAGCTTAGCGGAGACCAAAAAGGACTCGTCCGCCAGGTACTCGGAGATTTGTTAGCCCCCTTCCGCAAAGAAGATGCCCAAGAGTCCCTCAAATACATCGAAGCCGCCGGATTCGAGAACCTGCACATGGCCTTCTATAAGAATCAGGACGTCGGCAATGACGGCACCTGGGATGTCTGGCAGATCGAAGGTCCCAGCATGATCTGGTACTTTCGGGGAGATCCCCATGTCCACTGTTGGGCTCATATTAAAGAAGCAGCCTGA
- a CDS encoding DUF4339 domain-containing protein, which produces MPTPVLEATYYISKGQKVVGPCTLDDLYSYIAYGSVRESDLVRREGATDWTPLKALEELHLDTPDSQTARELTTRRRTARYRDYAKVPRNRRSGIVLWRLIIGFLLFPPLLWKAAITVFQDRIFTTKTDPRGYLESWPRWCEPVISGMIIVNTLAWTAFVWSFSQESAPVVQELAAIFSTGMVEIQRWFNQ; this is translated from the coding sequence ATGCCAACTCCCGTTTTGGAAGCGACCTACTACATCTCTAAAGGCCAAAAAGTCGTCGGTCCCTGCACCTTGGACGACTTATACAGCTATATCGCCTACGGCTCAGTCCGCGAGAGCGATCTGGTGCGCCGTGAAGGTGCCACGGACTGGACCCCGCTTAAAGCCCTGGAAGAATTGCATCTGGATACACCGGATTCCCAGACAGCCCGGGAGCTGACCACCCGCCGCCGCACAGCACGTTACCGGGACTATGCCAAAGTGCCCCGCAATCGCCGCTCCGGCATCGTGCTATGGCGCCTCATCATCGGCTTCTTGCTTTTCCCCCCGCTTCTTTGGAAAGCCGCCATCACCGTCTTCCAGGACCGGATCTTTACCACCAAGACGGATCCGCGCGGTTACCTGGAGTCCTGGCCCCGCTGGTGTGAGCCCGTCATCTCGGGCATGATTATCGTCAATACCTTGGCCTGGACAGCCTTTGTCTGGAGCTTTTCCCAGGAATCAGCACCCGTTGTCCAGGAGCTCGCCGCTATCTTCTCCACCGGCATGGTGGAGATCCAGCGCTGGTTTAATCAGTAA
- a CDS encoding secretin N-terminal domain-containing protein codes for MPVSPVHFSPRQASKRLLIALALGALILASSHAQQNPALSENATIKVNFPNTPVQAIIPFYTQITGKKIILDSALQGEPLRIIAPEPLTRREAVAFIEATLLLNGYAIIPVNESTVKLIHHSGGKSPTPEGLKVYNSIKDLPDNEELCHFVMPLQHISPDEASKAFQQVIKLHSYGAIMPMKNAAALIITENSTTIRSIYEIAQVIDVPPAEIANEMIKLERSDAESIAEIIGEIYAEEEKTESAPAQSIPAAPPVATNGARAPALNPMGIANTANTNPSVARVRVIPHRRTNSILVIARPVDITYIRGLVEKLDQQAGDVTFLKRKLAYLDVGDFLPVAYNALAKDTDIQSEGADSASGGGRRSSSSRRPSASSNTPSTDASRDSSSSNDFGQNLQGGFGGQGNNRNERSLLDDPDAISAPESLVVGKTLLIADPQSNSLVVSGSPEHIAVIDQLIQEMDVRPQQVYISTIIGQLNLGGDFKYGFDFLNMLDDFTLRQKDVTTPNGVDLGGALNIPFNMEKFGTSSMSFYGQLGSLSRYVNLLEGNKNFKVLSTPSLYTTNNGKAVISSGQRIAVPVNILSNAGINNIAATSASIEYRDVVLKLEVVPLINNDNEVTLRIAQVNDNIVGEQNISGNTVPTIGTQELLTTVTVRDGATVVLGGLITERTENTERGAIFLRRVPVLKHLFGTTEKGTTRDELLIFIQPKIINSTAQLDSPNNIEARRSRIMEETLEFGMPLKDIPRALPADK; via the coding sequence ATGCCTGTTTCACCCGTCCACTTTTCCCCCCGGCAAGCCTCGAAGAGGCTGCTCATCGCGCTTGCCTTAGGAGCGCTGATCCTGGCCAGCAGTCATGCCCAGCAAAATCCGGCCCTGTCGGAGAACGCTACCATCAAGGTCAATTTCCCCAACACGCCGGTCCAGGCCATCATCCCGTTTTATACCCAGATCACGGGAAAAAAGATCATCCTGGATTCCGCCCTTCAGGGCGAGCCCCTGCGTATCATCGCCCCCGAGCCTTTGACCCGTCGTGAGGCGGTCGCCTTTATTGAGGCTACCCTTCTCCTCAATGGGTATGCCATCATCCCAGTGAATGAGTCCACGGTGAAGCTCATTCATCACAGCGGCGGCAAGAGCCCGACACCTGAAGGGCTTAAAGTTTATAACTCCATCAAAGATCTGCCGGATAACGAAGAGCTGTGCCACTTCGTCATGCCCCTCCAGCACATCTCCCCAGATGAAGCCTCCAAGGCCTTTCAGCAGGTGATCAAGCTGCACAGCTACGGTGCCATCATGCCCATGAAGAATGCCGCCGCACTCATCATTACGGAAAACAGTACCACCATCCGCAGCATCTATGAGATCGCCCAGGTCATTGATGTGCCACCGGCAGAAATTGCCAATGAAATGATCAAGCTGGAGCGCAGTGATGCGGAAAGCATCGCCGAGATCATTGGGGAAATCTACGCGGAGGAAGAAAAGACCGAATCCGCACCTGCCCAATCCATCCCTGCCGCACCCCCAGTAGCCACCAATGGCGCACGCGCCCCGGCCCTCAACCCCATGGGCATCGCTAACACGGCCAATACCAATCCTAGCGTAGCCAGAGTACGCGTCATCCCTCACCGCCGCACCAACAGCATCCTGGTCATCGCCCGACCGGTGGACATTACTTATATCCGCGGACTGGTGGAAAAGCTGGACCAGCAGGCAGGTGACGTCACTTTCCTGAAGCGCAAGCTGGCCTACCTGGATGTGGGGGATTTCCTTCCCGTCGCCTATAATGCCCTGGCCAAAGACACCGACATCCAGAGCGAGGGCGCAGATTCCGCCTCCGGCGGCGGACGGCGCAGCAGCAGCAGCCGACGCCCTAGCGCCAGTTCCAACACACCCTCCACGGATGCCTCCCGCGACAGTTCCAGTTCGAACGATTTTGGTCAAAATCTCCAGGGCGGTTTCGGTGGCCAGGGGAACAATCGTAACGAACGCAGCCTGCTGGATGACCCAGATGCCATCTCCGCACCAGAATCCCTGGTGGTTGGAAAGACCCTGCTCATTGCCGACCCCCAGTCCAACAGCCTCGTCGTCAGCGGCTCGCCAGAACACATTGCCGTCATTGACCAGCTCATCCAGGAAATGGATGTGCGCCCGCAGCAAGTTTACATCAGCACCATCATCGGCCAGTTGAACCTGGGCGGAGATTTCAAATACGGGTTCGATTTCCTCAACATGCTGGATGATTTCACCCTCCGGCAGAAGGATGTCACCACCCCCAACGGTGTTGACCTCGGAGGTGCCTTGAACATCCCGTTCAACATGGAAAAATTCGGCACCAGTTCCATGAGCTTCTATGGCCAGCTCGGCTCCCTGAGCCGTTATGTGAACCTGCTGGAAGGGAATAAAAACTTCAAGGTCCTCTCTACCCCCAGCCTTTATACCACGAACAATGGCAAGGCGGTCATCTCCAGCGGTCAGCGCATCGCTGTGCCGGTGAATATCCTTTCCAATGCAGGCATCAATAACATTGCCGCCACCAGTGCCAGCATCGAATACCGGGATGTCGTCCTGAAGCTGGAAGTTGTCCCTCTCATCAATAACGACAACGAAGTCACCCTGCGCATCGCTCAGGTGAATGACAACATCGTTGGTGAGCAAAACATCTCCGGCAACACGGTGCCCACCATCGGCACCCAGGAGTTGCTGACGACTGTGACCGTGCGGGACGGAGCCACCGTCGTCCTGGGCGGGCTCATCACCGAAAGGACCGAAAACACCGAGCGCGGTGCCATCTTCCTGCGCCGCGTTCCCGTACTGAAGCACCTCTTTGGCACCACGGAGAAAGGCACCACGCGCGATGAGCTGCTGATCTTCATCCAGCCAAAGATCATCAATTCCACCGCCCAGCTGGACAGCCCGAATAACATTGAAGCACGTCGTTCCCGCATCATGGAAGAGACCCTGGAATTCGGTATGCCTCTGAAAGATATTCCCCGGGCACTGCCTGCGGATAAGTAA
- a CDS encoding thioredoxin family protein produces MKYLIVLLIATLSATVFSAPAPREWTNTEGKSLTGTLVETVLDAQGKATAAKVRLPNGQVYILELSKLSAADQEYVATAQKEKAAEEQKALLASRRAKWTDDWEKAQEESEKTGLPILLLMTGSDWCGYCIRLKSNVFEEREFQKFANENVVLMIADFPHGSQSKALKEQNEKLKKDFPFGGYPTVKLVKDGKEVASFGGYGGDSAEDYVKKLAEKLK; encoded by the coding sequence ATGAAATATCTCATTGTACTCCTGATTGCCACCCTGTCTGCCACGGTCTTCTCCGCACCAGCTCCACGCGAATGGACCAATACGGAAGGCAAGAGCCTCACAGGCACACTTGTTGAAACCGTTCTGGATGCACAGGGAAAAGCGACGGCCGCCAAAGTGCGCCTGCCCAATGGCCAGGTCTATATCCTGGAACTGAGCAAGCTCTCTGCCGCCGACCAGGAATACGTGGCCACTGCCCAGAAGGAAAAAGCGGCCGAGGAGCAAAAAGCCTTGCTGGCCAGCCGCCGTGCCAAATGGACCGATGACTGGGAAAAGGCGCAGGAAGAATCCGAAAAGACCGGGCTGCCCATCCTGCTGTTGATGACTGGATCCGACTGGTGCGGCTACTGCATCCGGCTGAAAAGCAATGTCTTTGAAGAACGGGAATTTCAGAAATTCGCCAATGAAAACGTCGTGCTCATGATCGCGGATTTCCCTCACGGTTCCCAGTCCAAGGCGCTGAAGGAGCAGAATGAGAAGCTGAAAAAGGACTTCCCCTTTGGCGGTTATCCCACGGTGAAACTGGTCAAAGACGGCAAAGAAGTCGCCTCGTTCGGCGGCTATGGAGGTGACTCGGCCGAGGACTACGTCAAGAAGCTGGCTGAGAAATTGAAGTAA
- a CDS encoding HAD family hydrolase: protein MPARNPTFILSFDFDGTLVHPESDPVFHPMLGQMIQHLRNQGAAWVINTGRSLPQTLQGLSQYGIFMEPDYIIAMECDIHKPGLFSKWTDFGPWNKQARKAHTRFVKDHQASLNSIREMVENQTQAQFLTGEYGELGIVATTDEEMEVICSFIDTHVRQFPDIGYNRNGIYLRFAHSGYSKGTALSELARLLGLNASHCFAAGDNLNDLSMLHPRHACMIATPGNGLPEVKAHVQSHGGFIATRYASEGMMEALTHYFGGKS from the coding sequence ATGCCTGCCCGCAATCCTACGTTCATCCTCTCCTTCGATTTCGACGGCACTCTGGTGCATCCGGAGAGTGATCCCGTCTTCCATCCGATGCTGGGGCAGATGATCCAGCACCTGCGCAACCAGGGCGCTGCCTGGGTCATCAATACAGGCCGCAGCCTGCCGCAGACTCTGCAAGGGCTTTCCCAGTATGGCATCTTCATGGAGCCGGATTACATCATCGCCATGGAGTGCGATATTCATAAGCCCGGCCTGTTCAGCAAGTGGACCGACTTTGGTCCCTGGAACAAACAGGCGCGCAAAGCCCATACGCGCTTCGTCAAAGACCATCAGGCTTCTTTGAACAGCATCCGCGAGATGGTGGAAAACCAGACGCAGGCCCAGTTTCTCACCGGGGAATATGGCGAGCTGGGAATCGTGGCGACTACGGATGAGGAGATGGAGGTCATCTGCTCGTTCATCGACACTCATGTGCGGCAGTTCCCGGACATCGGTTACAACCGCAATGGCATCTATCTGCGCTTTGCGCACAGCGGCTACAGCAAGGGCACTGCCTTGAGCGAGCTGGCCCGCCTGCTCGGTCTGAATGCCAGTCATTGCTTCGCCGCCGGGGATAATCTCAACGATCTCTCCATGCTGCACCCGCGCCATGCCTGCATGATCGCCACACCCGGCAACGGACTGCCCGAGGTGAAAGCCCATGTCCAGAGTCATGGCGGTTTCATCGCCACGCGATATGCGAGTGAAGGCATGATGGAAGCCCTGACGCATTACTTTGGCGGCAAGAGTTGA
- a CDS encoding 3-deoxy-7-phosphoheptulonate synthase, translating to MNPTANVHIASNIPLPAPRALVAELPPSETQAAFVNQARQEIRNILFGDDKRFLVIAGPCSIHDPEAGLEYAAKLAALSRELNDRLCIVMRVYFEKPRTTVGWKGLIMDPDLDGTCNIPDGLRLARRILRDVLELGLATATELLDPITPQYIADLICWSAVGARTTESQTHRQMASGLSMPLGFKNGTFGHISPAVNAIKAAIQPQTFLGVSEDGVASAVTTSGNPDCHIILRGGEDGPNYGADDVAETRAALEAAKLKASIMIDASHGNCAKDHQRMPQVFREIVRQRAAGEESIIGAMLESNLVGGSQKFPRPLNELTRGQSITDACMDWATTEQVLREAHALLG from the coding sequence ATGAATCCGACCGCCAACGTCCACATCGCCTCCAATATCCCGCTGCCTGCGCCTCGTGCGCTGGTGGCAGAACTTCCACCCTCGGAGACGCAGGCGGCGTTTGTGAACCAGGCACGCCAGGAAATTCGCAACATTTTGTTCGGCGATGACAAGCGCTTTCTGGTTATTGCCGGACCCTGTTCCATCCATGATCCCGAGGCGGGGCTGGAGTATGCGGCGAAGCTGGCGGCGCTTTCCCGCGAGCTGAACGACCGCCTCTGCATTGTCATGCGGGTGTACTTTGAAAAGCCGCGCACCACCGTCGGCTGGAAGGGGCTGATCATGGACCCTGATCTGGACGGCACCTGCAACATCCCGGACGGTCTGCGCCTGGCGCGGCGCATCCTGCGGGATGTGCTGGAACTGGGTCTGGCAACGGCCACGGAGCTGCTGGACCCGATCACCCCACAATACATCGCGGACCTGATCTGCTGGAGTGCTGTTGGAGCACGCACGACGGAATCCCAGACGCACCGGCAGATGGCCTCCGGGCTGTCCATGCCACTGGGGTTTAAGAACGGCACGTTTGGCCACATCTCGCCGGCGGTGAATGCGATCAAGGCAGCCATTCAACCGCAGACTTTCCTGGGGGTCAGCGAAGATGGAGTGGCCTCCGCCGTGACCACCAGTGGCAATCCAGACTGCCACATCATCCTGCGCGGCGGTGAAGACGGCCCGAACTATGGTGCTGACGACGTGGCGGAAACGCGTGCTGCCCTTGAAGCGGCGAAGCTGAAGGCTTCCATCATGATTGACGCCAGCCATGGCAACTGTGCGAAGGACCACCAGCGCATGCCGCAGGTCTTCCGTGAGATCGTCCGCCAGCGCGCAGCCGGGGAGGAATCCATTATCGGTGCCATGCTGGAAAGCAACTTGGTGGGCGGCAGCCAGAAGTTCCCGCGCCCGCTGAATGAACTGACCCGTGGCCAGTCCATCACGGATGCGTGCATGGACTGGGCCACTACCGAGCAGGTGCTGCGCGAAGCGCATGCCCTGCTGGGATAA
- the alaS gene encoding alanine--tRNA ligase, with the protein MSAVPTAAQIRQTFLDFFKSKDHTIVPSDNVGYTSRDGARIFTNAGMNQFVPIFLGERSADVDTWPGVLSKGLPTRAADTQKCIRAGGKHNDLEDVGLDTYHHTFFEMLGNWSFGDYFKKEAISWSWELIVERFKFPPSRVFATIYQPDKSKGDPADRDEESWNLWAEKFRAVGLDPDIHIVNGNKKDNFWMMADTGPCGPCTEIHIDLTPGPIELSEERQREGAKLVNGSDASCIEIWNNVFIQYNANPDGTFTPLPAQHVDTGMGFERLTSIIQGTKNFTDFETAKISNYDTDVFKPIFDELTKLSGKHYQSTLPLPNEQGHVIPVTEQEKIDVAFRVIADHLRTLSFSIADGIQPGNSDRNYTLRRILRRAVKYGRTLEFKEPFFYKLVDVLAQHMGDVFPELRARKEQIKAVLKVEEEAFNRTLDKGLAIFDDRLNHIIDFNKQLDACRDLNDAAGKNGRVIFQTTKGSWGDVRTFLDLLTQLIKAAQPIVFASGAKSAFTVTSSRLETSWASAEDIYREAIAYDSEKELGGELEVELAVHLSEFTSALHNVPSLPMIIPGAVAFELYDTFGFPLDLTELLARERGLNVDTAGFDKLMDEQKKRAREAGQKNKQIVSVSEIETKEPTKFIGYDALSTEAKVLEVVSMKDKTAIILDSSVCYAEMGGQIGDSGQIILGANTYPISSTTKVGNTWLHFIEGEETPAVGSTVSIEVDAARRHAIERHHTVTHILHWALHEVVNQEATQKGSNVTAEKLTFDFNNAALTAGQLADIERLVNERIVANDPVSWNEVPYAEVKSNTGIMQLFGEKYPENVRVVQIGGKPLAFDGYSMELCGGTHTRHTGQIGLFRLIGEGAVAAGVRRIEAIAGLEAYNAARADADLLKLLAGKVSAQGTADLEKKIEGLLSQQKELEKALKAAQQREASGKAKELLATAENNTLIANLGDVDGDYAMAVNDALKGVFNGVIVLASTGGGNVTLMATVSKEHQAKVQAGKIIQTIAPIVGGKGGGKPDFARGGGKDVSKVDAALAEARKLVG; encoded by the coding sequence ATGTCCGCCGTCCCCACCGCCGCCCAGATTCGCCAGACATTTTTGGACTTCTTCAAGTCCAAGGACCACACCATCGTCCCCAGTGACAACGTCGGCTACACCAGCCGCGATGGCGCACGCATCTTCACCAATGCTGGCATGAACCAGTTCGTCCCCATCTTCCTGGGCGAGCGCTCGGCCGATGTGGACACTTGGCCTGGCGTGCTGAGCAAAGGCCTCCCCACCCGCGCGGCCGATACCCAGAAATGCATCCGCGCCGGCGGCAAGCACAACGACCTTGAGGACGTCGGCCTGGACACCTATCACCACACCTTCTTTGAGATGCTGGGGAACTGGTCCTTTGGTGACTACTTCAAAAAGGAAGCCATCTCCTGGTCCTGGGAACTCATTGTCGAGCGTTTCAAATTCCCCCCGAGCCGCGTCTTCGCCACCATTTATCAGCCGGACAAATCGAAGGGCGACCCCGCCGACCGCGATGAAGAAAGCTGGAACCTGTGGGCCGAAAAATTCCGTGCCGTGGGCCTCGACCCCGACATCCACATCGTCAACGGCAACAAGAAGGACAACTTCTGGATGATGGCCGATACCGGCCCCTGCGGCCCCTGCACAGAGATCCACATTGACCTCACCCCCGGCCCCATTGAGCTCAGCGAAGAACGCCAGCGCGAAGGCGCGAAGTTAGTCAATGGCAGCGACGCAAGCTGCATCGAAATCTGGAACAACGTCTTCATCCAGTACAATGCCAACCCGGACGGCACCTTCACACCCCTGCCTGCGCAGCACGTGGATACCGGCATGGGCTTTGAGCGCCTCACCTCCATCATCCAGGGCACCAAGAACTTCACCGACTTCGAAACCGCCAAGATCAGCAACTACGACACCGATGTCTTCAAACCCATCTTTGATGAACTGACCAAGCTCAGCGGCAAGCATTACCAAAGCACCCTGCCCCTGCCGAATGAGCAGGGCCACGTCATCCCCGTGACCGAACAGGAGAAAATCGACGTCGCCTTCCGCGTCATCGCCGACCACCTGCGTACATTGAGCTTCTCCATTGCCGATGGCATCCAGCCCGGCAACAGCGACCGCAACTACACCCTCCGCCGCATCCTCCGCCGCGCCGTGAAGTATGGCCGCACCCTGGAATTCAAAGAACCCTTCTTCTACAAACTCGTGGACGTCCTCGCCCAGCACATGGGTGATGTCTTCCCCGAACTGCGCGCCCGCAAAGAGCAGATCAAGGCTGTGCTGAAGGTGGAAGAAGAAGCGTTCAATCGGACGCTGGATAAGGGGTTAGCAATTTTTGATGACCGTCTCAATCATATCATTGATTTCAATAAGCAACTCGACGCTTGCCGAGATCTAAATGACGCAGCAGGTAAAAATGGAAGAGTTATTTTCCAAACCACCAAGGGATCATGGGGGGATGTGCGAACGTTTCTCGATCTTTTAACTCAGCTGATCAAGGCAGCCCAGCCTATTGTTTTTGCGTCTGGCGCTAAATCAGCATTTACGGTTACCTCAAGTAGGCTGGAAACATCTTGGGCATCAGCTGAGGACATATATAGAGAAGCAATTGCTTACGATAGCGAAAAAGAATTGGGAGGCGAGTTGGAGGTAGAACTAGCCGTCCATTTGAGTGAATTTACTTCTGCTTTGCACAATGTGCCAAGCTTACCGATGATTATTCCAGGGGCGGTGGCATTCGAACTCTACGACACCTTCGGTTTCCCTCTCGACCTCACCGAGCTCCTCGCCCGCGAACGCGGCTTGAACGTTGACACCGCAGGCTTTGACAAGCTCATGGACGAGCAGAAAAAACGCGCTCGTGAAGCCGGTCAAAAGAACAAGCAGATCGTCTCCGTCAGCGAAATCGAAACCAAAGAACCCACCAAGTTCATCGGTTACGACGCTCTCTCAACAGAAGCGAAGGTTCTCGAAGTCGTGTCCATGAAGGACAAGACGGCCATCATCCTTGATAGCAGTGTTTGTTATGCCGAAATGGGTGGCCAGATCGGTGACAGCGGGCAGATCATCCTGGGTGCGAATACGTATCCTATCAGCAGCACCACCAAGGTGGGAAATACCTGGCTGCATTTCATCGAAGGGGAAGAGACACCCGCTGTCGGTTCTACCGTTAGCATTGAAGTGGATGCCGCCCGCCGTCACGCCATCGAGCGTCATCACACCGTCACCCACATCCTGCATTGGGCCCTGCATGAAGTCGTGAACCAGGAAGCCACTCAGAAAGGCTCCAACGTCACGGCCGAGAAACTGACCTTCGACTTCAACAATGCGGCTCTCACGGCGGGTCAGCTTGCCGATATCGAGCGTCTGGTGAATGAGCGCATCGTCGCCAATGACCCCGTTTCCTGGAACGAAGTCCCCTATGCGGAAGTGAAGTCCAATACTGGCATCATGCAGCTCTTTGGTGAGAAGTATCCGGAGAATGTCCGCGTGGTGCAGATCGGCGGCAAGCCGCTCGCCTTTGACGGTTACAGCATGGAACTCTGCGGCGGTACCCACACCCGTCACACCGGCCAGATCGGCCTCTTCCGCCTCATCGGTGAAGGTGCCGTCGCCGCTGGCGTCCGTCGTATCGAAGCCATCGCCGGACTCGAAGCCTACAACGCCGCCCGTGCTGATGCCGACCTCCTGAAGCTGCTCGCTGGCAAGGTCAGCGCCCAGGGCACGGCCGACCTCGAGAAGAAAATCGAAGGCCTGCTATCCCAGCAGAAGGAACTCGAGAAAGCCCTCAAGGCCGCCCAGCAGCGTGAAGCCTCGGGCAAGGCCAAGGAACTCCTCGCCACCGCCGAAAACAACACCCTCATCGCCAACCTGGGCGATGTGGATGGCGACTACGCGATGGCCGTGAACGATGCCCTCAAAGGCGTGTTTAATGGCGTCATCGTCCTGGCCTCCACCGGCGGCGGTAACGTCACCCTCATGGCCACCGTTTCCAAAGAGCATCAGGCCAAGGTTCAGGCCGGCAAGATTATTCAAACCATTGCCCCCATCGTTGGTGGCAAAGGTGGCGGCAAACCCGACTTCGCCCGTGGCGGCGGTAAGGACGTGTCCAAGGTGGACGCTGCCCTCGCCGAGGCCCGGAAGCTGGTCGGCTGA